In Paroedura picta isolate Pp20150507F chromosome 12, Ppicta_v3.0, whole genome shotgun sequence, one DNA window encodes the following:
- the CAPG gene encoding macrophage-capping protein — MYTAIPKSGSPFDPSVKQPGLYVWRVERMKPVSVPEEMKGIFYSGDSYIVLHNGTDGHSSVHIWIGQNSSRDEQGACALLSTHLNSFLVEKPIQFREVQGNESDVFMEYFPHGIQYQEGGVESAFHKAKLSEPAGPTHKLYQVKGKKNIRATERELSWTSFNTGDCFIVDLGDIIITWCGAKSNILERNKARDLATAIRDSERKGKAKVEIVADGEEPMEMLSVLGPKPILKEGSPEEDAMADRANAATALYMVSNMTGKMRLTKIADCSPFRQDQLDTHDCFILDDGLCGKIYIWKGHRANEQEQQAALQVSEEFISHMNYPANTQVEILPEGRESPLFKQFFIHWK; from the exons atgtacacagctatcccCAAAAG CGGATCTCCGTTTGACCCTTCCGTCAAGCAACCAGGCCTCTACGTATGGCGGGTAGAGAGGATGAAGCCGGTGTCCGTCCCAGAAGAAATGAAAGGCATATTCTACTCTGGGGATTCCTACATCGTTCTTCACAATGGAACTGATGGACACTCCAGCGTGCACATCTGGATTG GCCAGAACTCCTCCCGGGATGAGCAGGGGGCCTGTGCTCTGCTTTCCACCCACCTCAACTCCTTCCTGGTGGAAAAACCAATCCAGTTTCGGGAAGTGCAGGGTAACGAGTCAGATGTTTTCATGGAATATTTTCCCCATGGCATACAATACCAG GAAGGAGGTGTGGAATCTGCCTTTCACAAAGCAAAGTTGAGTGAACCAGCTGGTCCCACCCATAAACTCTACCAAGTAAAAGGGAAAAAGAACATCCGAGCCACAGAGAGGGAACTGAGCTGGACAAGTTTCAACACTGGTGACTGCTTCATTGTGGATCTGGGAGAT ATTATTATTACTTGGTGTGGGGCAAAATCCAACATTCTGGAGCGCAACAAAGCTCGCGACTTGGCGACGGCAATCCGGGATAGTGAGCGGAAGGGGAAAGCCAAAGTGGAAATTGTGGCTGATGGCGAAGAGCCGATGGAGATGCTATCG GTCCTGGGTCCCAAACCAATTCTAAAAGAGGGCAGCCCAGAGGAGGATGCCATGGCTGATCGGGCAAATGCCGCCACCGCACTCTACATG GTCTCAAATATGACTGGGAAGATGAGGCTAACCAAGATTGCTGACTGCAGCCCATTCAGGCAAGATCAGCTTGACACACATGACTGCTTCATCCTGGACGATGGCCTGTGTGGCAAGATTTACATCTGGAAAG GCCACAGGGCGAATGAGCAGGAGCAGCAAGCAGCTCTGCAGGTATCGGAGGAGTTCATCTCCCATATGAATTACCCTGCAAACACCCAG GTGGAAATTTTGCCCGAAGGACGTGAAAGTCCCCTCTTCAAACAATTCTTCATCCACTGGAAGTGA